The Maylandia zebra isolate NMK-2024a linkage group LG7, Mzebra_GT3a, whole genome shotgun sequence genome contains a region encoding:
- the plac8.2 gene encoding placenta associated 8, tandem duplicate 2 produces MAVVNQPGKYETSEFQTGVLDCCDDIGICCFGYWCYCCLGCTIASDMGECCLCGLGMPIRSVYRTKYNIKGSMCNDFMMAMCCPVCTTCQLKRDINRRKEQGIF; encoded by the exons ATGGCTGTGGTCAACCAACCAGGCAAATATGAAACTTCTGAATTCCAGACAGGCGTGTTAGATTGCTGTGATGACATTGGAATTT GCTGCTTTGGCTATTGGTGCTACTGCTGCCTCGGCTGTACCATTGCCAGTGACATGGGCGAGTGTTGCCTGTGTGGTCTGGGCATGCCCATCCGTAGCGTCTACAGGACCAAATACAACATCAAG GGCTCCATGTGTAACGATTTTATGATGGCCATGTGCTGCCCCGTCTGCACCACCTGCCAGCTGAAGAGAGATATCAACCGGCGCAAGGAGCAGGGCATTTTCTGA